From the Desulfallas thermosapovorans DSM 6562 genome, the window GGTACATCCACCCTTTCCATTTTGGTATCCTCGGCCACCAGTATTGGTAACTACATCCGTATGGGCAGTAGCCTGGACTTTGCCATGTTGGGATTCGAGGTTGTCGGTGTAATTATCGGTTCCTATCTTGGTCCCGTACTTTCTAAGTATATCAAAGGTCAATACCTCAAAATATTCCTGGCTGTGATACTGACTTACATTGGCTTGCGTTATGTTCTTTCCGCATTTGGCATTAGCATTTAATACACTTGCTATTTGCAAAGTATAACATTATAACCACTCGGTAACCCTTAATCGCGGGTTTGCCGAGTGGTTTTTTGTTGGGCTATAAATTAGCACCTTGGACGTTGGAAGCATGAGAACCGTCCCCGTGCTTCATTTGAACCTATGTTAAAAAATGTCGGTATGCGGACCAAATAATGGCGCCCCGGTGACTTCTTAATTGTCAAGCATTTGATATTTTATTTAATTATAAAGACAATAAAGGAGGATAATAATGGAGTTTGCGGTGGCAGGTGTAACGGTAAATCCTGTATTGTTGGTGCTATGGTCCGTTTTTGTGGGGTATGTTTATTCAACGGTGGGTGCCGCCGGCGGTATATTATCCGGGGTTGGTCATATAACCATATTCGGCATAAAGAATGCCAATATGGTTAAGCCCATGAATCAGGTACTAACTTTAATCAGTCCGGTAATTTCAGCACCGTTGTATTTAAAGGAGCGCCGTTTGGTGGTTCCGGCGGCTATTGCCCTGGGACTGGGCGGTATTGTAGGTGCCTTGGTGGGGTCTTATCTTTCCCATACATATTTACCAAGTATGGACACATACAGACCTTTCTTTGGTGCGATTACCTTGTTAATTGCGGTTAAAATATGGCTGGAGATGCTGCCTTCCAATAAAGATAAGCAGCAATCCGTAAAAAAAGCAAACCAGGCCTTTGAAGAAAAGGTAAAGGAACTTAAGGCCGCAGGTAGATTAAATGAGCTAAAGAATATCGGAGTTCAATTTAGTCACGTGGGTATACAAAATGAATT encodes:
- a CDS encoding sulfite exporter TauE/SafE family protein produces the protein MEFAVAGVTVNPVLLVLWSVFVGYVYSTVGAAGGILSGVGHITIFGIKNANMVKPMNQVLTLISPVISAPLYLKERRLVVPAAIALGLGGIVGALVGSYLSHTYLPSMDTYRPFFGAITLLIAVKIWLEMLPSNKDKQQSVKKANQAFEEKVKELKAAGRLNELKNIGVQFSHVGIQNEFTFAGETFKFNAVKPFIAGILVAILSAALGVGGGFLLVPFLSSMLGFPMFIVAGTSVLSVLITSATSIMNYIRMGSSLDFMLLSFEVVGVIIGSYLGPTLSKYIKGQYLKIFLAVILTYIGTGYILATFGIKII